The genomic segment GCGGCGGCCTACTACCGCGAGCAGCTCGGCGGCGATCGTCGGATCAAGGTCTACGGCCCGCCGGCGGGCGTGACCGAGAACGGTTACCTCAACGTCGTCACGGTCGAAGGGAAGAGCGGCGCCGAGCTTTCGGACGCGCTGAAGCAGAAGGGCATCGGCACCGCGCGCACGTACCCGGAGCCGATGCACGTGCAGCCGCCGATCAAGGCGAGCGGCGCGATCCTCCACGGCGACCTCGCGGTCTCGACCCGCTTCTGCGAGTCGGTCATCAACCTCCCGCTCTTCGCCTTCATCCGCGACGACGAGCGCGAGGAGTCGGCCGCCGCGCTGCTCTCGGTGATCTGAAAGTTCAGCCGCAGCTCGGCTTCCGCTGCTCCCACCCGCCGCCGCGCTGGCGGCGGCGGTGTTCGGGGCGGAGCTCGCTTCGTGCGTCCGAGGCGAGGAGAGCGCACGGGTCGAAGTAGTGCGTCGTCGTCGCGCGGGCGAGGAGCGGCGGCAGGTCGCCGGCGAAGTCGGCGACGTCGGGGCAGCGCCAGTGCCAGAGGGCCCAGCGATCGGGGACCTCGGGGAAGGCGAGGACCTCCTTCACGCCGCCGTTGCAGTTGGTCGCGACGACGAAGACGGTCCCCGCCGCCGCGAGGACGACGTCGTGGTGGAACTCGCCTTGCGTCCAGTGGGCGACGACGTCGAAGGTGCCATGGCGCTGGCGCAGGTCGTCGAGGAGCGCGCCGAGCACGAGACTGCGCGCGAGCCGTTCGACGTCTGCTTGCATCCTTTCAGCCTAGCAAGCGGTCTCCGGCGCGCATGTCACCCGCGCAGGCGACGTCTTCACTCTTCACGTATGCTGGCGGCCGCTCGTCATGGCCTACTCCCTCGTCCTCCCGTTCCACTCCGATCTGACGTCGATCGGAAAGACGGTCACGCGCGCGCGCGCGGAGGGCGGCGCGCACGGCGTCGAGGAGGTGCTCCTCGCGCACAACGGGCGCCCGCTCGACGCGGCGGCGCGGGCGGAGATCGAGACGCTCGTCGCGCCCGCCGCCGACGGCAGGCCCGAGGTCCGCCTCCTCGACACGACCGCGACCGGGATCGGCGCCGGCTACAAGGTCGGCATCCGCCACGCGCGGGCGGAGTTCGTGGTCCTCTCCGCCGACGATCTGCCGTTCGGGTGGTCCGACCTCGCGGCGTTCGAGCGCGCCGGCTCCCCCGACTTCGCGATCGGCTCGAAGGCGCACCCCGACTCGGAGCGCCCCGGCGAGTCGCGCACGATCTCGCGCCGCGTCTCGTCGTTCGGCTTCCTCTTCCTCCGCCGCCTGCTCCTCGGCTGGAGCACGCCGGGCGACTCGCAAGGCTCGCTCATCGTCCGCACCGAGGTGGCGCGGAGCCTGCTCCCCGATCTCCGCTACGACCACTACCTCTCGTCGCTCGAGATCGTGACGCTGCACCTCGAGCGCGGCGGGAGCATCGTCGAGGTGCCGATCGCGTTCGAGTACCACCCGCACGCGAGCTCCGTCTCCGTCGTTCGCGACGGCCTCAAGATGGCGCGCGAGCTCGTCGACCTCCGCGGCCGCGTCCGGGCGGAGCGCCGCGGCTGACGGAGGTCACCAGGAGTTCTTGCGGAGGTCGAGCGGCGGGCTCGTCGCCGGCAGCGGCTTGCCGTCGGGCGCGGGCCAGTGGTTCCGGATCCCCTCGTCGAGCACGAGGTACACCTGCGTGATCGACACCTTGTGCTTCGCCGCGGCGGCGCGGACCGCGACGCGCTCGTAGTGGCCGCGATCGTCTTCGCGCGACCACTGGTGCCCGTTCCACGTGTTCGCCGCGATCGCGCGCTGGCGCTCGGCGATCTCCGCCGTCGCGAGCTCCGTGAAGATCTCGCGCCGCGTGCGCTCCGGCATCCGGAAGCGATAGTCGTCGACCTCCTCGCTCGGGATCGGCGTCGGCGGACGCGCGCTCACCATCGGCTTTACCTCGCGCACGACGCGGCGCCACAAGAAGAGCACCACGAGCACGGTGACGAGCCCGCGGATGACCCAGCCCGCCTTCGTGCTCGGCAGCCGCCGGAAGTCGAGGAGCGCGAGCCACCCGACCGCCTTCTTCGTGGTCGGGCTCATGTCGGGAGGCGGCTCTTCGGGAGGCCCCTCCTCGTCGCGCTCGACCGGCCAGAGCGGAAGCGTCTCGAACCGGACCCGCTCGCGCTTCGCCGCTCGGACCACGTGCCGGCCGCCGTACCAGAGGAGGGCGAGGAGCGTGACGAGGGAGAGGAGCGCCGAGAGGTAGACGACCCAGCTCGTGTAGTTCAGGCGCAGCGTGTGCTTGCCGGCGGGGACGTCGACGGCGAGGAGGAGCTCTTCGCTCCGCACCGTGCCGACGTTCGAGCGCCACTCCGGCGCCCAGTTCTGGTTGACGAGGATCGTGGTCGCGGCCTTCGCGTCGACGTCGAGGACGATCGCGTTCGGCGACCACGAGATCCGCTTCACGGTCGCGACGTTCGGATCGGCGGGGTACTCCTCTTGCGGGAGATCGCCGCGGAGGCGCGTCGACTCGGGCACCGGGATGCCGGCGACGCAGTTGATGCTCCCCATGTTGACGTGCGGGAAGATGTGCGAGTCGCGGCGGTTGCCGCGCGACTGCTTGAACTCCTGCTCGAAGTTGCGCGGCGCCTCTTCGACGTACAGCTGCATCGACGGCGCGCGCTGCGGCGCGGCGAGCTCCTCGATCAGCGGGGAGGTGATGCGCCACGAGAAGATCGCGCCGACGAGGACGGCGGCCCAGAGCATCTCCACCGGCACCTTCGGCGGGATCCACGTGTCGAGCTTCTCGATGTCGCGCTTCGTCACGCGCGCGACGAGGGCGCGCAGCGGGAGCCGCCGGAGCCAGCGATGGCCGGCCGCGATCGCGCGCGCGAACGCGTCCTCCAGCGTCGAGAGGCCTCGGCTCGCTCCGAGCGAGATGAAGAAGAGGACCATCACGTGGAAGCGGTCCGGGTAGCGCAGCGCCGAGAGCATCGGCAGCTTCTTCATCAGGTTGAACGGCGCCCACGGTCCGGTGTTGCCGAGCGACAAAAGGAGGAAGAGGAGCGCGCCGCCGAGCGCGATGCCGCCCCCGAGGTCGGCCGCGACGACGGCGACGATCCCGAGGAAGAACAGCATGCCGTACCGGATCAAGAACGGCGTGATCATCTCGACGATGGTGTGCGTCTCCGTCGGCGTGAACACGCGCGGGAACTGACGCATGTACAGCGTCGTCGGGATCAGCTTGCACGCCGCGAGCAAGAAGGCGACGCCTCCGATCGTGAGCGCGGAGAGGAGCGGCCCTTTGAACGGCGCCGGTGCTCCAGTGAAGAACCGATGCGCGCATAGGCAGACGAACAGGTACCCGAAGGCGACGGCGGTGTACGGCGCGGGGTAGGTGCCGGGCGCGAGGACGAGCCACGCGAGGAAGAAGCCGCCCCAGAGTCGCCACCCGACCGAGGTGACGCCGTTGAGGAGCGCGAGGAGCACCCACGACGCGAGCCCGAAGCTCATGAAGTGGACCCAGCCGTCGTGGATGAAGGACACGAAGCGGTCGCACGTCATGAACGCGACTGCGCCGAGCGCGGAGGCGATCGGGGTCGAGTCGAAGCGGCGGCAGAGGCGGTACATCCCCTCGAAGCCGGCGACCATGAAGAGGATGATCGCGAGCCGCCGCCCGTGCTCCGATCCGAAGATCAAACGGAGCAGGAAGTCGGGGCTGTAGAACGAGTCCTCCGGCTCGGCGATGCCGGTGCATCCACCGCACCAGTACGGGTTCCACGCCGGGAGCTGCCCGTACTTCAGGAGCGTGATCCGGTCCGCCTCGTCGAACGCGTAGAGCGTGTGATCGTCGAACCAGTTGGCGAGCTTGTGCGGGTTCTGGAGGACGCCCGGATAGGTCGTGACGACGAGGTAGAACCACGCGACGAGGCGCAGCACCAGGAGCTCGACGAGCCCGTCGATCCATCGCCGCGTCTTGGCGATCACACACGCGTTCTAGTACAGCTCGCGACGAGCGAGCAACTCAGACCTTGGCGGGCGGTTTTCGGACGAGGTCGGCGAGGTCGCGCCGCAAGAGGAAGGCGAGCGAGAGCGCGATCCCGACGACGGAGAGCCAGATGCCGGCGGTGAACCTCCGGGGCCAGTACTTCATCTTCACGTGGTGATGTCCGGGCGGCAGGTCGAGCGCGAGGAGGTTGTCGTTCGTCGAGACGACCTGTCCGACGTCGGTGCGCCAGCCGAGGTCGAAGCCGCTGTTGAGGAGCACGCGGCTCGGCCGGCTCACCTCGACGTCGAGCGTGAACGTGTTGTGCGTTCGGTGCACGGCCTCGACGACGGCGCCGCCGTCCTTCGCGCGCGCCTGCGGGACGTCGCCGGACCACACCGGGGCCGACGCGTTGTAGGCCCACGTCAGGCGGCAGCCGAGCCACGCGTGGTTCTGGCGCGGCTGGTTCGCGTAGTCCGGGCTCAAGTCGGGGCCGCCGTAGTGGAAGCGGGGCGACGGCACGACCGCGACCGGCGCGGCGTCGAGGAAACGAAACTCGAGGATCTGCGTGAAGAGCCCCGCGCTGTCGCCCGCCGCGAAGACGCCCATGCCGAAGAGCGCGACGCGCGCCGCGCGGGCGTACGACGGCTTGCCGAGGCGAGAGATCGCGCGCGGAAAGCGGTCGACCGCGTAGGCCATGAACGCGGCGATCGGCAGCGCGAGGAGGAGGCGGAAGCGCGCCGGTACGCGCATCGACTTGAACGGCGGCACGTGCGCGTGGAGGACCGTCCACGGCGCCCACGTCGCGAAGTGCCCGAGCATCAGGACCACGAGCGCGACCATGACCACGGTGAGCGACCACGCCTCGCCCGCCGCGCACGCGAAGCCGATCGCGAAGACGGCGAGGCCGATCCAGCCGATGTACGCCTGGTACTCGCCGAACACGTACTGCTGCCCCTCGACGCGCGCGCGCCAGCTCGGGGTGCGGAGCAGGTACATGTCGCCCCACGTCTTCGCGCGCGCGAGGTGATCCCAGTCGTCCTCCATCACGCGGTCGTGCGCCGCGAACTGCTGCTGGAGCGGGAGGAGCCGGCTCGCGGCCACGGTGAACGCGACGAGCCCCACCGCGCCCGCCGCGCCGGCGATGCGGAGCGCGCGCGGCACGCTCGTGAGGCGCGTCAGCGTCTCGACGCCGAGGAACACGACCGTGAGCGGCAACGGGTAGGTCGCGCCGTCGTAGACCATGAGCGCGAGCAGGAGCCCGGTGCCCACCGCCCAGTCCCACGACGTCTCCGCCTTGCGCCACGCGAAGAGGATGAGCGGCGCGTGGTAGAAGGAGAAGAACGCCATGTGCTCGCCGGCGTACTGGTTGTGCACGGCGCCGAACGACCACGCCGTCGCGGCGACGAACGTGGCCGCGCGCGAGAGCTTGAAGTCGTCGCGGCAGAGCAGCCACATGCCGACGAAGCCGGTGACGACGTGGGCGACGGACCACACGATGACGGTGACGCCCGCGCTGAACGGCAGCGTGAGCAGGAAGATCGGCGACCCCGTGATGTTCTCGGGGTGGTCCCAGAGCGGCTGCCCGTGGCAGTCGAAGGGGTTCCACAGCGGCGCCTCGCGGTAGAGGCGCACCGACGACTTGGCGGCCTCGATCATGAAGAGGAACGCGTGCCCGTCCTCGATCGGCGTCTTCGGGTAGTTCTTGAACATCGGCCACCACACCACGAGCGTGATGAAGAGGCCGAGGAGCGTGACGGCCACGAGCCGGAGCCACGTGGGCTGGAGGCGCTGTTCGGAGGGACGCATCGTTCCGCTCGAGGGGCGCGCGCCCGGGGACGAGCGCACTGTGAATCGCTGCCGTGTTTACCCGCTTTGTTCCACGCCGGCCAGCACCTAGAGTCGCGCGTCGATGACGCCGCGCGCGCGATCGCATCCGTGGCTGATGCTCGGGCCGTCGCTCGCGGTGTGGCTCGTGTTCGTGTTCGTGCCGCTCGGGCTCGCGGGCTACCAGAGCCTGTTCGCGTGGGACATGCTCACGCCGCCGGTCTGGGTCGGCGGCGACAACTACGCGGCGCTGCTCGAGGGCGGCGAGCTGTGGCGCATCCTCGGGCGGTCGCTGTTCTTCAGCGTGCTCGTCGTCACGGGCTCGATGTCGCTCGGCCTCGCGCTCGCGCTCCTCCTCGATCGCCCCGGCGGCTTCTATGCCTTCGTGCGCGGGTCGATCTTCAGCGCCTACGTCGTGTCGTGGGTCGCGGTCGCGCTGCTCTGGGTGCTCTTGCTCGATCCCGATCGCGGCGTCCTTGGGGCGCTCGTGCGGCTCTTCCACCTCCGCATCAAGTTCCTCGCCGATCCCGACGCCGCGCTGCCGACCCTCGCGGGGGTGACGATCTGGAAGATCACCGGCTACGCGATGATCGTGTTCCTCGCGGGGCTGCGCGCGGTGCCGCGGTCGCTCCACGAAGCGGCGGCGCTCGACGGCGCGAACGCGCTCCAGCGCTTCCGCTGGGTGACGTGGCCGCTCCTCCGTCCCACCGCCGCGTTCGTCGCGACGACGAGCCTGATCGTGAGCTTCCAGGCGTTCGACGTCGTCCGGATCATGACCGGCGGCGGCCCCGCGCGCGCGACGACGCTCTTCGTGTACGCGGTCTACGAGCAGATCTTCATGAACCTGAGCGTGGGGAAGGCGAGCGCGCTCGCGATCGTGTACTTCGGCGTGCTCTGTTTGCTCGCGACGCTGCAGCTCCGCGCGTGGAGGTCGCGGTCGGCATGAAGCGCTCCGTGAGCTGGGCCGGCGTGCTCGCGCTCGTCGCGGCGGCGGCGTGGGTGCTGCCGTACGCGTGGATGGTCGTGACGTCGCTGAAGCCGCTCGAGGAGATCGCGGAGGACCCGACCGCGCCTTTCCCGAAGCGTCCGCAGCTCGACGCCTACCGCGAGGTGTTCGCGCAGGTGTCGGTCGGCCGCCACCTCGCGGTCTCGCTCGCGGTCGCGATCGCGATCGGGCTCCTCCAGATCGCGCTCGCGCTCCCGGCCGGCTACGCGCTCGCGAAGCTGCGGTTCGTCGGGAAGAAGGCGGCCTTCGGCGTCGTGGTGGCGTGCCTGCTCGTGCCGCCGCAGGTCACGTTCGTGTCGGTGTTCTTGATGTTCGCGCAGGTGTCGCTCACGAACACGTTCACCGCGCTCGTGGTGCCGTTCGCGGCGAGCGCGCTCGGCACCTTCCTCGTGCGGCAGGCGCTGCTCTCGGTGCCGGACGAGATCATCGAGGCGGCGCGGCTCGACGGCGCGTCGGAGCTCACGATCATCTACCGGATCCTGGCCCCGCTCCTCCGCCCCACGCTCGTCTCGATCTTCCTCGTGAGCTTCGTCTACCACTACTCGGACTACTTCTGGCCGCTCGTGATGACGACGGACGACACGGTCCGGACCCTCCCGCTCGGCGTCGCGCTCTTGAAGGAGCCCGGCAGCGGCGTGCGCTGGCACGTCGTGATGGCGGGCAACGTGCTCCTGTCCCTCCCAGTGCTGGCCCTCTTCGCGCTGGCACAAAAGCACCTCATCCGCGGCGTCGCCGCACGCGCGTGATAGCTACCGCGTCCACGAAGGGGCTTCGGGCGGGAAGATGTCGAGGCGCATGCTCGGGTGCTCGCGTCCTTGGTACGGCTTGGCGCGGTTTCGGACGAAGCCGAGCCTCTTCAGAGCCGCGACGGCAGGGTGGTCATGGGCGCTCAGCGCGAGGCGCTTCCGCTCCTTCGTCTCGAGGACGATGGCATCGGCTAAGCAATGTCATGTAGCCAACGAGCGTCTCATCGTGGAAGGCGAGGTACGTTCGCGCCACCCGGTGAGCCTGTAGGCGGAGCGCGTCGGAGCGGAGGAAGTCGTCGAGGTCGGCCTCCGCGCACGTGAAGGTCGCGACCAGCGGTGCGTCCGCGGTGGTGAGGCCGCGAACCTTCAGGTCCTCGGAAGTGACGTTACTCCGCGGCGACGTTGTCATCCGCGGCCGGGATCATCACCTTGGCGAGGAGCTCGCGGGCCTTCTGGACACGCCGCTTCGCTTCCTCGGGCGTGCATGTGCGCTCGAGGTCGCGGAGGAGCCGCTCCGCATCCTCCCCTTCGAGCACGGGCGTGGGCTCGATCGGGCGCGCCATGACGACAACCTAGCGCGCCTTCGGCCGCACGCCAACGCGCGAAGAGCCGAAGCGGCGGTGAGGCACTCTCTGCCTGCCGCCGCTTCGTGGGTGTTGTTGGGGGTCGGGGTTACTGCGGGAGGGGAGTCATTCCGTGGAGCACTTCGCCATCGCGGAGGGGGTGACCCACGTGAAGAGCGGGAGGCCGAGGGGTGTGCGGTCGGGGATGGCGGGGTAGTAGCCGATGAAGTTGAAGCACATCTCGTCGTTGGTGCCTTCGCCGAAGCCGATCTTCGTGTCGCCCGGGTTCTTGTACTTGCAGCGCGTCCGCATCACGTCGCCCTTCTGGACCGAGACGTCGATCGGGTAGTTCGACTGCGCCTCGAACGAGAAGTTCTTCTGCTCGAAGACCGGCTGCGGCGCGCCGTTGCCGCCGGCGAGGCGCTCGGTCGACATCGCGAGGCCGCGCGTGTGCATGTGGGGGGAGGCGTTGAACATCTTCACGCCGTTGAACTTGTCGTTGAGCGTGTAGTCGCACTTGATCGTCGTCTCCGAGCGCGGCGGGAGATCGATCTTCGTCGAGCCGAAGGCGAGGACGCCGGCGTCGTTCGGGCGGAGCTCGTCCGTCGTGCAGAGCGAGTAGCCGCTGTTGTCCTGCTGGCCGCTCGCGTTCGTCGCGTTGTTGTAGTGGATCTGGAGGACCCAGTGCGTCGTGCCCGCGTTCTGCGGGAAGCCCGCCTCCGGGGGGAGCTCGAGGTTGTTGCCGCCCGGCGCCCAGCCCGCGACGAGCTTCCACGCCGCCGAGCCGAACGCGTCGCACTCGAACGGCTTCGACGCCTCCGCCTTCTCCGTCTGGAAGAGGAGGATGTGATGCACGATCCGCTTGTTGTCGACGTTCGGCGCGAGGCCGATGACGTGCCGCTTCTTCGGGACGTTCACGTCGACGCCGAAGCACATGTACGAGTCGAGGGCCGCGTTCGGCGGCATCGTGAACTTCTCCGACGCCTTGAGGACCGTGTCGACCTTGCAGCCGAGCGGCTTCACCGCGTCGGCCGGCGCCTCCGCCGTGCAGGTCGCCTCCGACGACGTCGCGCCGTCCGCGAACCACTTCTCCATCACCTCGAGGTCCTTGCCCTGGATGCGCTCCGCGGGCGCGGCCGGCATCGGGCGCGCGTCGTCGTGGATGCGCGCCTTCACGAGCTCCCACACCTTCTTGTCCGACTGCGCGCCCGGGCCCGCCTTCATCATGTCGTCCCAGGTCACGAGCGACGTGTTCGCGCCCGAGACCGGCTCCTCGCCGTGGCAGGTCTGGCAGTTCTTCTTGAGGATCGCGTCGACGTCGCAAGGAATACCGGTCTTGGTCGTGACCACCTTCGTGCCGTCGTCGCCCGTCTTCGTGCCGCTCGAGTCGTCGTCGTCGTCGCCGCCGGCCTTGGTCGACCGCTTCTCGGAGCCGCCGTCCAGCTCGACGGGCGCCGTGCACGCGATCGACGCGATCGCCGCCGCCACCGTCATCGAGAGAGCCAGACCGAGCGTCGAGAGCTTCATGCCCACCCCTACTGCACGGCCGGGGCCAGCCTCCGAGGCGCCGCTCGTTTCTGAAAACCCCTGCTTTAAGGAGAAGCGGCGCGCCGCCCCGGATCGCCGGGGTGTTCCACTGTCTCGGATCCTTTACAGCTCCCGGATTTCAGGACGCGATCAGTCGGAGCGGATTTTTGCGAAAGGTGCCTAACTATTCACGAAATGTAGGTGTGCATCCCTGGACAAACCACCTCATCGCCTTCACACCATAAGGGTCATCGTGATTCCGACGTCGCCGCTCAAGAGACTGCCCCTCGCCGATCCGGGCGATCCCGTGCTGGAGATCGACGAGAGCATCGAGCTCTTCGCCGAGGACCTCCTCGACATCGACGGGTCCGACGATCAGACGATCGCCGCGCCGCGTGGCCTCGCGCGCAAGCTGATGCCGCCGAAGCGGAAGACGCGCTCCGCCGCCGCGTACGTCCCGCCGCCGCCGCCGAGCGAGCCCGAAGACAACCGCGTCACCCAGCCCTTCGGCCTCGAGAAGCACGTGCCGAGGCCGATCCCGGCCGCGGTCAGGACCTCGCGCATGCCGTCGATGCCGAGCTACACGCCGTCGTCGGCCGCGCCTGCGCACTTCGCGTTCGCGGCGGCGCCGCCGCGCAACCCGCGCGTGGAGCCGCGCGACGCGGGCTCCACGTTCGAGCCGGTCGCTTCGTTCGTCGGCCCCGCGCACTTCGCGAACGTCCGCGAGCGCAAGGCGAGCTCCTCGTTCCCCCCGATCGCGCTCGCGGGTCGCGCCGCCCGCGACAGCATCGCCTTCATCCAGGACCGCCCCTCGCGCGCCGGCTGGATCGCCGCCGCGGTCGCCGCGGTGCTCCTCCTCGTCGCCGGCTCGATGCGCGTTCAGTCCGTCGTCGCGCCCGCGCCCGTCGCCGCCGCGGAGCCGTTCCCGCCGCCGCCCGTCGTCGTGGTGGCCGCGCCCGCCGCGCCCGCGCCCGCCGCTCCCGCGGCCGACGCGAAGGTCGTCACGTTCGGCGACGATCAGGGCGTCGCGATCAAGCCCGCCGCCGCCGCGAAGCCCGCCGCCGCGCCGGTGAAGCACGCCGCGCCGCGCCCCACGCCGAAGCCGGCGAGCACGCTGAGCCTCTCCGACTCGAAGCCCAAGAGCGACAAGGGCGAGAAGAGCGGCGACAAGCTCTCCGCCGCGGAGAAGAAGAAGATCTCCGACGAGCTCGCCGAGGCTCAGCTCCGCGCCGCCTCGCGCTGAGGGGCGCGCCGCATCATCGCCCAGTACGCGAGCGCCGCCGCGCCCGCGCCGACGAACCACGCGTAGTCGTAGAGGATCGCGAGCGGCTTCACGACGAGCCCGATCCACGCGAGCGCGCAGCCGATCGCGGTCGCGACGATGCCGGCCCGGTTCGTCCCGGCGTAGATGCCGCGCGCGCGGTACAGGTCGGCGAGCTTCAGCTCCTTCTTGCGGACGACGTAGTAGTCGGCGATGAGCACGCCCGCGATCGCGCCGAGGCCGCCCGAGTAGCCGAGGAGCCACTTGAAGATGTAGCCGTGCGGATCGTCGATGAGCTTCCACGGCAACATGACGATGCCGATGATGCCGGTGATGAGGCCGCCGGTCTTGAAGCTGATCGCGCCCGGCTTGAGGTTCGCGAAGTCGTTCGCGGGTGAGACCACGTTCGCGGCGATGTTCACGCCGAGCGTCGCGATGACGACGGTGAACATCGAGATCGCGACGACGAGCCGGTTCTCGAACTTGCCGACGAGGATGATCGGATCCCAGATCGCCTCCCCGTAGATCACGGCCGACGCGCTCGTGATCACGATCCCCATCATCGCGAAGACGGTCATCGTCGTGGGGAGCGCGACGACCTGGCCGATCGCCTGCTCCTTCTGCGAGCGGCCGAAGCGCGTGAAGTCGGGCATGTTGAGCGAGAGCGTCGACCAGAAGCCGACCATCGCGGTGACGCTCGGGACGAAGACGGGCCAGAACTCGCCGAACGACTTGAACTTGCCCTCGTCCTTCATGATCGCGCCGAGGCCGTTGCCCTTGTCGACCGCCCACCAGACGAGCGCGGCGGTCATGACGAGCACGTACGGCGCGGCGAGGTTCTCGACCTTCCGCACGAGGTCCATCCCGCGGTACACGATGAGGATGTTGAGGCCCCAGAAGAGGAGGAAGCTGATCCACTCCGTCCCGGTGTGACCCTTCATCAGCCAGTTGTCGGCCGCGCCGCCGAGCATCGTGTGCCAGCCGGGCCAGAGCGAGCGGAAGAACGTCTGCAGCGCCTGCCCGCCGATCCACGCGTTGATGCCGAACCACCCGCAGCCGACGATCGCGCGCATGACCGCGGGCACGTTCGCGCCGAAGACGCCGTAGGCCGAGCGCGCGAAGACGGGGAAGGGGATGCCGTACTTCGTGCCGGGGTGCGAGTTCGCGAGGATCGGCGCGAGGACGATCGTGTTGCCGATGAGGATCGTCACGATCGCCTGCTTCCAGGACATGCCGTTCTGGATGAGGCTCGCGGCGAGCATGTACGTCGGGATGCAGTGCGCCATCGAGATCCAGAGCGCCGCGTACGTGTACGTCGACCACGTGCGCTTCGACATCGGCGTCGGCGCGAGGTCCTCGTTGTAGAGCGCGCGGTCGTCGAGGACGACGTCGGGCGAGAGCTCGATGCGACCGTCCGGGAGCTCGACTTGCTCGGCATCCATCGTGTCGACGGATACACCACTCCGCGCCGTCAGCGGTAGAGCGTACGTATCTAGGCGTGGACGAGGACGGCGAGGCCGGCGAGCGCGGCGGTGGCGGCGAGGAGCGCGGCGCCGGCCGCGCGGCGGCGGAGGAGGGGACGGAGCGTCTCCTGCTCGGTGTCCGCGACGAGCGCGACGGGCTCGAGCGCGCTCGCGCGGTAGTCGCCGCGGTGGACGCGGACGAGCACGGAGCTCGAGCCGGCCGCCGCGACCATCGGCGCGAGGTTCGGATCGGCGGCGAAGCGGTCGGCGGGCACGATGTCGAAGCCCTCTCCGTTCTTCGCGTAGACGCGGCGGAGGAACGCGATGCGCGACCCGTCGATGACGACGGCGACGAGCACGGTGACGGCCGAGGCGACCGTGACGAGGAAGAG from the Labilithrix sp. genome contains:
- a CDS encoding sugar ABC transporter permease, which encodes MTPRARSHPWLMLGPSLAVWLVFVFVPLGLAGYQSLFAWDMLTPPVWVGGDNYAALLEGGELWRILGRSLFFSVLVVTGSMSLGLALALLLDRPGGFYAFVRGSIFSAYVVSWVAVALLWVLLLDPDRGVLGALVRLFHLRIKFLADPDAALPTLAGVTIWKITGYAMIVFLAGLRAVPRSLHEAAALDGANALQRFRWVTWPLLRPTAAFVATTSLIVSFQAFDVVRIMTGGGPARATTLFVYAVYEQIFMNLSVGKASALAIVYFGVLCLLATLQLRAWRSRSA
- a CDS encoding carbohydrate ABC transporter permease, which produces MKRSVSWAGVLALVAAAAWVLPYAWMVVTSLKPLEEIAEDPTAPFPKRPQLDAYREVFAQVSVGRHLAVSLAVAIAIGLLQIALALPAGYALAKLRFVGKKAAFGVVVACLLVPPQVTFVSVFLMFAQVSLTNTFTALVVPFAASALGTFLVRQALLSVPDEIIEAARLDGASELTIIYRILAPLLRPTLVSIFLVSFVYHYSDYFWPLVMTTDDTVRTLPLGVALLKEPGSGVRWHVVMAGNVLLSLPVLALFALAQKHLIRGVAARA
- a CDS encoding peptidylglycine alpha-amidating monooxygenase, with protein sequence MKLSTLGLALSMTVAAAIASIACTAPVELDGGSEKRSTKAGGDDDDDSSGTKTGDDGTKVVTTKTGIPCDVDAILKKNCQTCHGEEPVSGANTSLVTWDDMMKAGPGAQSDKKVWELVKARIHDDARPMPAAPAERIQGKDLEVMEKWFADGATSSEATCTAEAPADAVKPLGCKVDTVLKASEKFTMPPNAALDSYMCFGVDVNVPKKRHVIGLAPNVDNKRIVHHILLFQTEKAEASKPFECDAFGSAAWKLVAGWAPGGNNLELPPEAGFPQNAGTTHWVLQIHYNNATNASGQQDNSGYSLCTTDELRPNDAGVLAFGSTKIDLPPRSETTIKCDYTLNDKFNGVKMFNASPHMHTRGLAMSTERLAGGNGAPQPVFEQKNFSFEAQSNYPIDVSVQKGDVMRTRCKYKNPGDTKIGFGEGTNDEMCFNFIGYYPAIPDRTPLGLPLFTWVTPSAMAKCSTE
- a CDS encoding NCS1 family nucleobase:cation symporter-1 produces the protein MDAEQVELPDGRIELSPDVVLDDRALYNEDLAPTPMSKRTWSTYTYAALWISMAHCIPTYMLAASLIQNGMSWKQAIVTILIGNTIVLAPILANSHPGTKYGIPFPVFARSAYGVFGANVPAVMRAIVGCGWFGINAWIGGQALQTFFRSLWPGWHTMLGGAADNWLMKGHTGTEWISFLLFWGLNILIVYRGMDLVRKVENLAAPYVLVMTAALVWWAVDKGNGLGAIMKDEGKFKSFGEFWPVFVPSVTAMVGFWSTLSLNMPDFTRFGRSQKEQAIGQVVALPTTMTVFAMMGIVITSASAVIYGEAIWDPIILVGKFENRLVVAISMFTVVIATLGVNIAANVVSPANDFANLKPGAISFKTGGLITGIIGIVMLPWKLIDDPHGYIFKWLLGYSGGLGAIAGVLIADYYVVRKKELKLADLYRARGIYAGTNRAGIVATAIGCALAWIGLVVKPLAILYDYAWFVGAGAAALAYWAMMRRAPQREAARS